In Spodoptera frugiperda isolate SF20-4 unplaced genomic scaffold, AGI-APGP_CSIRO_Sfru_2.0 Scaffold39, whole genome shotgun sequence, the sequence tagaatactgttttgtaatagtagtattttttagacattaaaaggaaatatttactatattttgcgtagacgcaagactgctattatgccagtaatggccgtcacagtgtagtgcgtgaaaatgtgctaaaagttagtagttcctaaattgtgctcacagagccttaattatatgtcacaggtgagtgaaattttgatcttgaatgtataatatagttgggattactgttgtaatgtcagcaattgctttttctttaatttattgataaataatcgcttcggtaatgttgacacaggttaggtaaagttgccacggcctgctttgtggcaactttacctacagttagggttggcaataaatgtttttttcttgtttgtgtgtatgtaaccattttcaaatacctaaatttcccagcataatagtgaatatcctggatgataagttataatgtatttaataataccttttgttttagagccaaaatggctcacatgaaacaaaaccgcagataactcggagttagacaatataaaaagtatacgaaagtaatgttaaaattagctatggagatagtgaagtcaaaaaattaaaaagtcaaaagattaaacattattttgtagcctttttttacaattttaaacataaatacttaaaattttagaacttaatttagtttaaaagggaacaatatttatgtcagatatttatgcttttttttactttaggtttaaggtttatattttttttaaaatatacatgtcataaaaataattctcattttttgacaaccccgagcgtaacaaattatttgtatgtaaattacgatgaaacccgtggcaactttcccgactgtctgtgtagccgttatctttatagatttcctcatattgtttgcattataatacgaagaggtcctagatgaagccctctgtacctcaacaactctttaatatgcaatacacgatgaatacggcgcgtaggtaaagttgccaaaaatttggtatctttacccatgttgttttttctttactacggctaaagtaagcgtttgtatataatgacgattacggtaaagtgagccagatagactacaattctaaatatatagttttggtttctatgcgtcttatggttaaaaatatatttcgatttttgttccaaaatatggtaaagttgccatgttttacggtaccactttctgagcgctcataacctatctacacctttttacttataatgttATTGCGTATTGGGCAGGGccgatttgttttgttacagtgcacaatcacattatgacatctcctccTTTAAATTGtctgactcgttggtcgagtgatcgtaagagcgactgccgaacacggggtctcgggttcaattcccgggtcgggcaaagtattactggggtatattcggtttttcgaaaatttctcagtagtagcacggagtctggaattgtgtccagtatatggcaataggctcaccccctgttacatggaacttttaacacaattaatggtgaaaagtgggtatacattgtatagcggcattacgtgtcgtaatgagcacctctgcctaccttttaattgtttgtaaaaacgtgttttaatatttattatttaaaaattaagccTTTATCTATACCTAATGCAATTATTCTTTACAGTCAcgcaataataacatatttgatAAACAAATATGGTGAGAATTCTGAATTATACCCAAGTGACCCACAGCAGAGGGCTTTAATTGACCAAAAACTGCACTTCGATAGCGGTATCCTATACCCAGCTTTGAGGGAGAATGATGTAAGTTTACCTTAGAACCCGAACCAAATTGATATTCATAAGTTACTAACAAATTTTCAAGAATATATACCCTACAATCGAAACaataatgtaaccaagaattgtattgtgaatctaattgaaaaagagtaacctatggagtttcttgctcgttcttctccataggaatctacactttggaacgagcaaatagcttcactagaggactgaccgacagacagacgttattaatattattatatttgctttgacgtttaaaagtgccttcctggtctatttgaaataaattattttgactttgactttgactttgacttttacaataagggtgctttttccaccagagatgtgctatgtaagatataatagctaatccatgtagctgtgcgagtaaaatGTGCTATTAAGAaacgtagctcgagtatgcgatgtatcgaacCATTAGGACACAGCTATAGCACGCATTCAAaacacacatctatagcacgcaacttttcataaaaaaaaaaccacaatattcattcattttcataGTCTGTTATCACTCCTTTTGAAACAATGCTTTTAAGAAccaataaacttttaattatgCAAATGGAATTGTAACCAAATTAGGTAAGTAATCATATTGTTGTATGTAATGTGTCGTGAGTACTATGAACCAgttgtaaaatgaaaataattattttaacgatATGAGATAgaactgtctcgttggtcgagtggtcgcaagtgcgactgccggataagggcTCTCGGGTTCATTTCTTAGGTTacgcaaagtattactggcctcTTTTTggattttacaaataaatacatgtctaataattttaaataatcaacaagACTTCTTgcaattctaaaaaaatatcatcggGTAGACAACTAATCCCTATAACAACATATTGAACAAAAGTAACAGCAAACAAGCCGTTACAGAATatgttaacaattttttttcagGAACCTATTTTCTTTGGAACCGCAACCTCTTTAAAACCTGAAGGTGTGGCCAAGATTAGATCAGCATATGAtttcactgagaaatttttgaatgGAACACCTTGGCTGGCTGGAAACCAACTTACTGTAGCTGACATAAGCTGTGTGGCGACTGTAAGCACACTCAACGAATTACTGCATATTGATGAAGCTACGTAAGTATTTTTTCATCTTAAACGTTGGAAATCTGTGAATGCTGTATTGACTTTACCAATCCTAACacaaaagtcaaatcatttattccaataaaacCATAGACAAGTATTtatgaaatatcaacaaataaagaaataaataataaactgtcagtcagtccgtcagtgaagctagatgctcgctCCAAATTGTAGCTTCGAATCGAAAAGAATGAGCaggaaactccattcgttactcttttaaaatatacatgttaACAATATCTTTACACATAAATACgtttttccaatcaataattgaatataatatatgtgagaacaatgcagaGACATAGCAATAATTCGAGCGCACTATAATGGGCAGTCTCACAAAAAatgcttataattattataatccaaGATATTGACTGTATAATATACTACTACTATACtacagtagtagtagtagtagtatataTACAGTACGTTCATCTCGGTCGACCATTGATTCAGCTAATTGACCAAGgaaataaaaatccaataatcCCGAGATTTAATCTAAAATCTCTTTCTCTTTAGACTACTTACTGATTGTGTCTATCAACTTTACTCATGTCTTACTTGACGTCTACAATATTGAATTATACATACGTACGAAGtataggtttgtttgtttgacctTGACCGATGGCCAGGCACGTGATATGGTAATTTATAaccactaaaataataataccttgCTTGCTAGTTCCCCAAGAGAGTACCTTTGTATGTAGACAAAGAATAGAATACAATGACAGGCGTTACCATAGGCgtgtatttaatttcaaataacttAATTCTATCATGCACTTTAAACCAAAGATAATATCGAATTTTATCTTTGAAATTTTTCAGTACAATGtctcatttttaaatattattagatatcataaatatcaaatatttaatactgATGGAATTTAATAACGCATCTtaattagtaaaacaaaacaagattaatattttttccagatCACTTacaactttttttgagggggaaaattcaAGAaaccaatgacttttcccgccttgggcaaggcaggagggagtgtcagactcttgcttactaaaaaccacccgttcctactcttgcttttcgagccggagccccggtaattcgCTAGGCAATCCGCGTTGACTGTGTTGtgactatttaaaatattttaccgtcTATATTTTACAGGTATCCTAACATCTGTGCATGGATAAATCGCTGTGCAGAATACGATTTTTATAAGAAAGGAAATCAACCAGGCCTTATGGAATTTCGTCGCCTTCTGAAAATATATTTGGCACGTTAAATTCACACGAAGTGTGAATGTGAATAGGCCATCTTAACCGGAGCCGCGGCCAGCATTTGGATGAAATcatcattaaacattaaattcgaTTTCATcaagtttttcattatttttgtgtttttttgaaaatcaaatccaaaccacttaaaaaatcacccgttactataatgataaataataatgaatacacATTACACCttcaatttacttaaaattatttttaagagaaGCCaggattaaaatttaaataatttctaatgtTTGTCCACATGTTTCTATAGCAACATCCTTAATTGCATTTGCATTTGTTGTagatagtaattataaaataccatTGCATATTATTAAGAAATGTACCACACGTATTAATTTCTGAGAATTTTCCGTACATCTGTCACTTTCACATAAACAGCGCAATCAaaacatgtaattattttaatgaagaaatttatttatttgatctaATTATTTAATGTAGGGCTTCCAGCACACAACATATATTTAGCCAACAAATTAAAGGAGGAGTAGATATTAGAAAAAGAATTCTAAAggtggtatttatttatattgaattcaaaatatttggaaacaacataaatataaatctggGTAACTAATTGTCTTAGAAATATTACTgtacaatatataaatatacagtacaACCGCCGCTTGCGCCGCCATATTTTCAATAtagtggcaaagttgaaattcgaaaagagcatatacccaaatctataaattcaccaattttcaaaactcccggaaaactttccaggtaaaactaccaaatgactggactataagtagtatttaaaaatgtaattttagagaattatGTTAATGGCATTAAGATAATCATAACATCTTGCAACACAGAAGACGTcaaaacatacattttacactgtttttataatattttattgaagccAATTTGTACAACCACATTTACAGTAAatcatcaacaaataaaaatattgagaaatcttttacaataagaaaccttttacaataaaaatatatagaatttaagaagaaataaaaatgtacaccaTGACACTGACAGGAGAAGCCAAAAAtctttttgataaatatattacattatacatatgaaATATCAATGTTGACGCGAGCAAGAATACGAAACGCACACCCACCATCCCCGGACTCGCCGCTCACCAGAACCCAACCACGAAGAACTACCGGTGACAGCAGTTGCGTCGAGCTGGAGCGACGTCTATTTCTCCCCACCAACGTCGCCGCCACCTGGGGCCGAGGGACGGAGAGgaacggagctatacaacctacatagctccgtccctcttacactgatcaatgatcgaccattctgacacaattgtgaTAGCAGACTCCCGACCGACGTACAGGGGCCTTCTGTACGTCGGCCGGGAAGAGGCCGGCCACCGACGGGCTTGGGAGCCAGGGTCAAAAGACCCGGGTCCCTGCTACCGGTGGTTGTACGCGGCGCATGAAATGGTCTCAATCAATAAATGAGAACGTTATGCGCGCGTACTACGGTGCTACAGAGGGAGGAACCAACCTCACTGCGTACCGTGAAAGGATGCTGTCGATGTTTCAGGTACTCGAACCATCCGTCAACGACTCTGCTCAACGACTCTCGGATCAGGTGCGGGTCATCCAACGCAATCGTAGATTGGATGAGGCTGCAGTTGATCGGCTACGCTTAGAAGCTCTGCGCAACCTAAGTCAActctaattttagagaattttaaataaatatatgtaaaagaTAATCAATCATCTACCAATCAACAAATCAATGGATAGCATAGTCATAATATACTTTATGTTTGTTCGGAGCAGTAATGGAATCATAGCGCGatcaaaacttataataaaaattatattattatttttccaaatGTTACTAACACAGTTTTTAAGATTTTGTACTACTAACTAAATATGGACATCTATCCGAAATaaacgttatattattattatattatagttcattcatttatttcttatacttttgttacatttttaaatattaaattaaaaagaaaaaaataaaacatttaaaaatataaaaagcagtagcccaccagcaacgggataaatccaagctaccggtggtcagggctcaagagagaggaatttccggacaatacgcgccgtgtccagaagtactgccttctgcatcaggctcttgatccaaccatctaacgttagcctactcaggtgttggt encodes:
- the LOC118277774 gene encoding glutathione S-transferase 1-like, with amino-acid sequence MTLTLYKMDASPPVRAVYMVIEALKLPNVKYVETDLLADDHFKAEFLKINPQHTIPHLTDGNFQLSDSHAIITYLINKYGENSELYPSDPQQRALIDQKLHFDSGILYPALRENDEPIFFGTATSLKPEGVAKIRSAYDFTEKFLNGTPWLAGNQLTVADISCVATVSTLNELLHIDEATYPNICAWINRCAEYDFYKKGNQPGLMEFRRLLKIYLAR